In Styela clava chromosome 14, kaStyClav1.hap1.2, whole genome shotgun sequence, the following are encoded in one genomic region:
- the LOC120341047 gene encoding beta-1,4-galactosyltransferase 2-like, with amino-acid sequence MYIYKVLANVVYINMPSRRFCNMGILSMRNTVMCIILFKIVLIASIMNFMFQNKMPTRVLYHNVTNYTISIYSKLNNIEVKQSISLSLVANGTTGGIRKYSSEYFPLCPPEEHLVGILKIDLDLAEKSYFEMNNMTSKDMKTHGNTFLGNFEERTLGNISDFVLVFEPAHCLPPHSVAFIIPFRYREIHLRLLLGHLIPILQRQFLRYSIFVINQSGNGTFNKGRLMNTGFEIASMVGKVNGKPFDCFIFHDVDLLAEYDTLLYRCPGGSAAIHMATTIDKFDYHPMCCGITVGGVLGMTEEQFRNVNGYSNEYWGWGGEDDDINGRIRNKKYWLSRPDATHGRYTMLAHEKDRGNADNGNRHATLKGAHERWDTDGLKNLNTNVKSIHIYPQFTKIYVDVGKPS; translated from the exons atgtatatatataaagttctAGCGAATGTAGTATATATCAACATGCCATCTCGGAGATTTTGTAACATGGGGATATTGTCTATGCGAAACACTGTGATGTGCATCATATTATTCAAGATTGTTCTTATAGCAAGTATCATGAACTTCATGTTTCAAAATAAGATGCCTACCAGGGTATTATATCACAATGTAACAAACTATACCATCTCAATTTACTCAAAGTTGAATAATATTGAGGTGAAACAAAGTATTTCATTGTCATTGGTTGCAAATGGAACAACAGGGGGTATACGAAAATATTCATCGGAATACTTCCCTCTTTGTCCACCTGAAGAACATCTTGTTGGTATATTGAAAATAGATCTGGACTTAGCAGAGAAATcgtattttgaaatgaataatatgACATCAAAAGACATGAAGACACATGGGAATACATTTTTGGGAAATTTTGAAGAACGAACTTTGggaaatatttcagattttgttttggTGTTTGAACCGGCACATTGTCTTCCTCCACACTCGGTTGCGTTTATAATACCTTTTAGATATCGTGAAATACATCTACGGCTTCTGCTGGGACATTTGATACCAATTCTCCAAAGACAGTTTCTTCG ATATTCTATATTTGTCATTAATCAGTCAGGGAATGGCACGTTTAACAAAGGACGCCTCATGAACACTGGATTCGAAATCGCGTCGATGGTAGGCAAAGTAAATGGGAAGCCTTTCGATTGCTTCATATTTCATGATGTAGACCTACTTGCTGAATATGACACCCTCTTATATAG ATGTCCTGGAGGTAGCGCCGCAATTCATATGGCAACTACTATTGACAAGTTTGATTATCACCCAATGTGTTGTGGAATAACGGTTGGTGGCGTCCTTGGCATGACTGAGGAACAATTTAGAAAT GTGAATGGATATTCAAATGAATACTGGGGTTGGGGGGGAGAAGATGATGATATAAACGGAagaatcagaaataaaaaatattggctCTCAAGACCAGACGCAACGCACGGaag ATACACTATGTTGGCGCATGAGAAAGACAGAGGTAATGCTGATAACGGTAATCGACATGCGACTCTTAAAGGCGCCCACGAGAG